The DNA window CTAAATTCAATAAAGAAAATGATTGGAGGTTAACTCAAAATAAAAAAAGAAAGCTAAAGCTTTCTTTTTTTATTTTGAGTTATTAACAGCACGCTCCTTTTATGTCACAAACTCCAATATAGGGATCGCCCCCCGGGTTAATGCAAAGGCATTCCATATCACAGCCATTACTATTACCACCATTAATTTCTTTTAGTTCTTTTTTAGATAATTTTCGTTTTAATAAGTCTGATTTTTTCATAGTAATAATATTTAATTTAGTTAAACTAAGGTATATTATTTATTTAATAAATCCAAAAACAGTGAGTAAAACTCTTCTTTAATATAAAAAAGACACCAAAATATTGGTGTCTTTTCTAGTTTAGAAGAATATATTTGCTTGTTTTTAGCAAGATATTTCTTTTAATTAGCAGCAGTATCCGTCTTGTATACCATAAACGCCACTCAGTTCTTCACCGGTATGGCGATCAAAACAACTGATTACTCTTGGGCAAGCCGGTCCAAAACCACCATTAATTTCCTTCAATTCTTTTTTAGTCAATTTCTTGATTTGAATGCTTGATTTTTTCATAATAAAAACTTTTAATTTGGTTAAACTAAATTACATTTTTAATTCTGATATATCAATTATATGTGAACAGAATTTATGAAAATACCTGAAATTAGGTATATTAATGTGCTGGAAATCATTGACAAATGAAAATTTTCATTAATTTTGAATATGAAGAATTCAATAAGTATTTTATTTCTGTTCTTATGTTTTACCATTTCAAAGGCGCAGCAAATTAATGTTTCCTCTATAAAATATGAAGAGCTGGAAAAGCGTATTCAGCAGGAGAAAGATAAATTGCTTGTTGTCAATTTTTGGTCAACAACCTGTGCCCCTTGCATAAAGGAACTTCCTTATTTCATGGAGGTAAACAATAAGCATAAAGATAATCCAAAATTTAAAATGATCTTGGTTTCTTTGGATAGGGCGGTAGATAAAGAAAAGGTGATTAAATTTATAAAAAATAAAAACCTAACAACGGAAGTCATTTTGTTGGATGATATCAAAAGGATGAATACATGGATACCAAGGTTTGAAAAAGATTGGGATGGTAATATTCCGGTCACTTTATTTTATAAAAACGGCGAGAAAATATTTTTTAATGACGGCGAAATGAGTAAAGATGAGCTGGAGAATACGATTAACAAAAATTTACTTTAAACAAAATACTATGAAAAATTTAAAGATTATCATACTAACTTTCATTATTGGTTTTGGAATGTTGAGTTTTACAACAAGAGATAACGATAAAAAAGGAACAGAGAAACATCCTATTTCTCTATCTAATAAAGGATATGAGGTGGGTGATGAGGCAACAGATTTTAAATTAAAAAACATTGATGGGAAAATGGTTTCCCTAAGTGACTATAAGAACGCAAAAGGCTTTATTGTCATTTTTACTTGTAATCATTGTCCTTATGCTAAAAAATATGAAGACCGGATTATAGAACTCGACAAAAAATATAAAGATCAGGGCTATCCTGTGATTGCTATTAACCCAAATGATCCGAACGTTCAACCTGAAGATGGATACAAGCAAATGATTGAAAGAGCTAAGCAAAAAGGATTTACTTTTCCCTATTTGGTAGATGAGGGACAGAAAATTTATCCTCAGTATGGAGCCACTAAAACACCGCATGTGTTTGTTCTGCAAAAGAATAATGGTAAAAATATTGTCAAATATATCGGAGCTATAGATAATAATTATGACAACCCGAATGACGTTTCAGAATATTACGCTCAGGATGCGGTAAATTCTTTGATAAAAGGAGAGCCTATAAAAATGACAAAAACTGTAGCTATAGGATGCACAGTGAAAGTAAAGAAATAATCATCGATTATATACGTTTACTTACAAAGCGGGCTTTAGCCCGCTTTGTAATATTGATTATACCATATTAAAATATAAAGATTATAATGAAGATAAAATTTAATCTGAAATATCTCTTTCTAACAATTCTGTTGTTTCTGACAGAAGTTTTAATTGCGACCGTATTAAAAGATATTTTCTTTATAAGAGCTTATTTGGGGGATGTTATTGTCGTGATTCTTCTGTATACTTTTATCAAAACTTTCACTATAATTGATGATCAAAAACTTATTGTAGGGATTTTTATCTTTTCTTGTGTTATAGAACTAGCTCAATATTTCAATATTGCAGAAAAAATAGGCTTCCGAAAAGGAAGCCTTATGTATATTGTCATTGGAAATTCATTTTCCTGGATTGATATTGCATGTTATGCAGTCGGATGTTTAATTCTTTATATCATTGTAAAATATAAAAATTATAAACTGCTACTGACTACTCAAGGCTAAATATAAGGGGCTGCCTCATTTTCATTCTCGTCTTGATCCCATTGTTTACCCCAGGAATCCATTTTGTATTAACACTATTGAGGGATTTTAAGAACTCTCTTTTAATAATGTCATTTTCATAGGATTCTATTTTTATATCGGTCATACTGCCATCTGTTTCTATGACGAATGAAGCCACAGCTCTTGCTTTAGTAATGTTAAGACTTGATAGCAGTGAAGTACGAAAAGTGCTTAAAATTTCCTTCACAAATGCCTGATGGCCACCTGGAAACTCAGGGCTCTTATCAGTTGCAGACCCAGCAGGTGAAACGGATTTTGTTATGTTGTTATTGGAAATAGAATCTTTTTGTGCAGAAATGAAAACAACGCAGAAAGCGAGTATAATAAAGGTTAGGTACTTTTTCATATTACCTTCCAAAACTGTCATATTTGTCTTCAGCATATTTGATAAAACGATTCAATAATGCAACGTTTTCTTTTTCCATTGGTGAAAGATCATTGTCTACATTGCCAGATACAGGAATATACCAGTCCGTATGTTCAAAAAAGTTTCTGTATGTTTCTTTTTTAAAAGAATATCCATGTCTTGCAAAAACTGAATTCTTAATGATTTCCATATCCAGCTTTCTTAAGTTTTTAATGTCTTTTTCAGTTAGTTTTTGCTTAGATGCATTAATTTTAAAGATAGCTTCCGTAGCCACTCTGTTTTTTGAGGTGGTATAGCTTTCTGTTTTTCCTGTTTCTTCATCCTTATATTTTTCGACAAAACTTTTGGGATTAGTCCAGTCTACAAGATCAGAATCTTCATCCAACATGAAATTTGGGTTATATACAAAATCCTTTTTTGCTAATCTCAATGTTTTAGAAGATGCTTTTACAGCGGTTTTATTAAAGGCTGTCCATTTTCCAGATAGAGAGTCATTATTTAATTTTACCTCAAATCTTCCATCAGTTTTATCACTTCCAGGTTCGTCTAAAACAAAAGATTTTGTAGCTTCATTAAAAATACCTCTGAACGGACGTTGGTTACCATTTACAATACTTTGTCCATACACACTGTCTTTTGTTATTTTATTTATTTTTAAGGAAATTCTTTTTAAGATACTTCCATCATATTCTGAACCATCACTCTCATCCAGCATTTTTTCCATTCCGGCAAAATCACCAGTATAAATTCCGTAGTATTCTTTATGAATTTCAGGAATGATTACAGAGTCTTTTTTTGCGGTGAGAGAATCTGAAGAAGAGCTGGTGTTTTTCGCATCCTTTTTACAGCTTAGTAAAGAGACTGTCAGTAAAGGGATCAAAGCATAATTTAAAATTTTCATAGTATTTTTTTTGTGATTAAGAATTCAATTAATAAGATATTGGGAATCCAACCCAACCATGCAATAATTTGATAAACATCCATCGGATTGGGGTGAAATAAGTATACAATAATAACTTTCCACATTCGTAAAGTTATAGCAGATAATGTTAACGCAAAACTTCGCCACATCCATTGTTTATGAAGAGTGAATTTTTTCTGTTTTGCAAATTGATAAGCTTTGAAAGTAGTAAACCACCATAAGCTGCCAAGTATGATGAAAGAAATTTTAGATGGAAAACCCCCATTGGCGAATATCGCCATATAAATCCCGGCAGGAGCACAGAAGATTAACAGAAGTAAAATATACACTTTGCCAGCATTTCTATGGAAGTTTTTTAAACCGAAATCCCTTCTGAGAAGAGCTAAAAAGCCAGATAGTAATACAAAGATACTGGTGTAAACATGGGTGTAAAAAAATGGAAGATATTCAGGTCTGTGCTCTACTTCTGTTTGTTTGATCATTAAAAAACTCACATCTGCTTTTAAAGGAATATATTCCAATGTGATTTGTAACATAAGCCAAAAGAAATATCCGAACCCTAGAATTAAAAGGATTTTTAAAACGGGAAGATATTTTTTCTTGACTAAAAGCATTTTAAGAATTTATTATTATTCAAATTGCATTGTGATAGGTAATTTAAATCTATATTTTACAGGTTTGCCGTTGAGTTCAGCCGGGTTCCATTTAGTTTTTGCCATTGCTTTTACCACACGTTCCATTTCTTTATTCATTGACTTGTTATTGCCCAAAGCTATTTTTTCATTATATACTTTATTTATTTTATATTCAAATCCTGTGCGATAAGCCAAGCCTCACTCCAACAAGCCTGAAAATTGAAACCACCTGTTACCGCATCAATATTTAAAACTTCACCCGCAATATAAAAATTGGGGATGATTTTTGAAGACATATTTTTAAAATTAATCTCTTTTAAATCTACACCTCCTGCGGTTACAAATTCATCTTTAAAGGTTGATTTTCCAGTTACCTGCAATTTCTTTTTGCAAAGATTTTCTAAAATAATCAGCATTTCCTTTCCCGAAATATTAGCAACCTGTTTGTTGAGGTCAACTTTGGAAACTTCCAGAACTTTCTGCCAGAATCTATTCGTAATATCAAAGATCTTGGATTGACCAATTGTTTTTTTAGGATTACTTTGTCTGAAGTTTTGAAATAATGCTTCAGCTTCATCCATTGTTTTTGAAATAAAGTTGGCTTCAATTTCAAAATTATATTTAACCAAAGCTAAATCTATAGCTTCCCAAGCAGAAATTTTCAGAATTGCGGGACCCGAAAGGCCCCAATGTGTGATCAATAATGGGCCGCTTTCTTCCGTTTTCAATTTTGGAATAGAAATTTCTGCATTTTCAAAGCTTGTTCCTGCGAGATCTTTTAGTAAATCATTCTTAATATTGAATGTAAAAAGCGAAGGAACAAGACTGATGATTTTATGTCCTAAATTCTCAATAATTTTCAATGACTTTGGAGAACTTCCGGTGGTATAAATAATATAATCTGCTTCAAAGTCTTCCGAATTGGTTTTAACAATATATTTTTCTTCTTCCTTTAGAATTTCCTTTACAACGCATTTTGTTTTTACCTCAATGTTCTTTTTTTGAATTTCATTAAGGAAGGTGTTAATAATGGTTTGTGAAGAATTACTCTCTGGAAAGATCCTGTTGTCATTTTCTATTTTCAACGAAATATTTCGTTGATCGAACCATTCCATTGTGTCGCCCGGTTGAAATTTGGTAAAAACGCTTAGGAGTTCTTTATTTCCACGAGGGTAGAACTGAACCAGTTCTCTTGGATCAAAACAGGCATGACTTACATTACAACGACCTCCTCCGGATATTTTTACTTTCTGAAGGACATCTGAATTCTGTTCAAGAATAATAACTTTATATTTTGTTTCGTCGAGGTTTGATGCACAAAAAAAGCCTGCTGCACCACCACCAATAATGATAATTTTTTTCATGTATATGTAATCCTATGCTGAAGATTATTTTTCCAAAAGTACAATTTTTATAAACCATCTTATTTGAGTATTTTTGATGATTATAATTTTATCATTCTAAATACGATTTTCAAATGACATTCTACCATACCTTCGAAGTGCGTTGGAGCGATCTTGATGCCAACAAACATTTAGCAAATTCATCTTATGTGCAGTATTGTGCACAAACCCGAATGGCTTTTATGACAAAAGAAAAAATGGGAGTTACCCAATTAAGCAGATGGGGAATCGGACCTGTTATGCTGCATGAAAGATATTCTTTCTTTAAAGAGATCTATGCCGATCAGACCGTAATTGTAAGTTTGGAAATAGATGGGTGCTCAGAAGATTCTTCTATCTACCGTTTTCTTCATAAATTCTACACGCCGGACGGGGTGCATTGTGCAACATCGGAGGCTACAGGAGTATGGATTGATATGATGTTAAGAAAAATGACCACGCCGCCGGATGACATTGTAGAAGCAATGAATAAATACAAAACTGCCGATACGCAAATTTTAACAAGAGAGGATTTTAAGAAATTCCCTTTTCATGCGGAAAATATTGACCCAACAGAGTTTAACAAATAAAAGATAATTTGTAAATGATAATAGGTAGAATAGTATCGAACATCATTTATCAATTATCCGTCATCACTTATAAATAAAGATATGTTTGAAGATAAATCTCAGGAACTGACACCGATCTCTAAATTAGGAGAATTTGGACTGATTAAACACCTTACGGAACATTTTCCTCTGTCCAATGAATCTTCGGAGCTTGGAGTAGGGGATGATGCAGCAGTTATTAATCCGGGTAACAAAAAAGTAGTACTTACTACAGATGTTTTAGCTGAGGGAGTTCACTTTAATTTGGGATATGTTCCATTAAAACATTTGGGATATAAGGCAGTTGTTGTTAATCTTAGTGATATTGCTGCGATGAACGCTACACCAACTCAAATATTAGTTTCCCTGGCAGTTTCAAACCGTTTTCCGGTTGAAGCTCTGGAAGAACTTTACTCCGGAATCCAAGCAGCTTGCTCACGTTATAAAGTGGATTTAATAGGTGGAGATACCACAAGCTCAAATGCAGGATTAGTAATGAGCATTACAGCTGTTGGAATAGAAGATGAAGAAAACCTGATAAAAAGAAGTACAGCAAAAGCAAATGATCTACTTGTTGTAAGTGGAGATTTAGGAGGCGCTTATATGGGGCTTCAAATTTTGGAAAGAGAGCATGCTGTTTTCTTAGCAGATCCAAATATGCAACCTGAAATGGAAGGCTTTGACTACATTTTAGAAAGACAATTAAAGCCAGAAGCAAGAACAGATGTAAAATCGATCTTGAAAGAACTGGATATCAAACCTACTTCTATGATCGATATATCTGATGGATTGGCTTCTGAAATTTTGCACCTTTCTGATCAGTCGAAGGTTGGATTCAGATTATACGAAGAGAAGATTCCTATGGATAGCCTCACAATTTCTACAGCAGATGAAATGAATTTAAATCCTGTAATGACGGCATTAAGTGGTGGTGAAGATTATGAATTGCTGTTCACAATTTCACCTAATGATTTTGATAAAATTAAAAACCATCCCGACTTTACCATTATAGGGCATGCTGTAGAAAAAGAAGAAGGGAACTTTATGGTAGCAAGAGGATCAAATCAGTTAGTTTCTCTGACAGCACAGGGGTGGGATGCTTTTTTAGGCAACCAGAAAGAAGAATAGATTAGATTTAATTTTTAAATATTGTAAAAGCCACTGCAACCTTGCGGTGGTTTTTTGTTCACTGTCATTGCGAGGAGCAAAACGACGAAGCAATCTCTTTAGTATAAATCGAAAGGAAAGGAAAATCTTACTCATCACACATTTATTTCAACTCATCCTAAGATATAAGCACTTAATCAAGTAATTTTTGCCCAGGGCAACGAAAGGGCTCTCTTTGTGAAAATTTTAAATTATGAAGAAAGGTCTTTTGACGGTCTTTTATGGTCTTGCTCACCTGAGTTGTTGGGTTAATGCTCAGTCTGGAATTTCCGGAGAAGTAAAAACGGAATATATTCCACACTCCAGCTATATCCGTCCGGAGGATAGCGTGAAAACAAATTCTAAAAGTGATTTTAAGAGAATGGATGTAAGTTTCAATATTCCATTATCTATGAAGAAAACAGATGATGGAAAAGTGAAAGCCTGGTCATTATTGGTGAATGGATCCTATGCTAAGATGTCCCACAAGAACTACGAAAGTAGTTTGTTTCCGGATCAGATGCTGAATGCACAAATTGGATTACAGCACTTGAGACCATTAGGAGGGAAATGGAGCATGATGATTACTGCTTCGGCAGGAGTTTATACCGATCTGGAAAATGTAAATTTTGATGATGTATTGGGTCAGGGAGGAATATTATTTATAAAGAACTTTAGTCCAAATCTAGCTCTCGGTGCAGGACCGGTATTAACTACTGCGTTCGGAGTACCTATGATTATGCCGTGGATTTATTTCGATTGGAAGACAGGAAGTAAAATCAAGTTTAAGATTAACTTCCCGGAAGGCTTGGAAGCGGGTTATCAGTTCACAGATAAATTTGCTTTAAAAGGGGTGGTAGAAATGAATGGGATGACCGTAGAAAGAAATAAAGGCGGAAAATCTACTTTATTGGGATATCAGCAGATAACCGCAGGTTTAAGACCTGAGTTACAGATCAGCAAAAACTTAAGCTTACGGCTTACCGGAGGAACAGCATTATTAAGAAGTTTCAACGAAAACGATCGTAAGATAAAAAGTATATTTAAAACTAAAAAGATGGAAGATCCGCGTTTCGCCAGTACCTTTTATATGGCATTTTCGTTACGCTGGAATCTGCCATAATTTTATTTGCTGATGAGCTTCTTATAAACAACCTGATTTAGTAATTCTTCTTTTCGGGTTCTGGAAATAGGGAGCTCAATTTTATTAATGTACAATCTGCCTCCCGAGATCATTTCAATATGGGTGATATTAATCAGAAAAGATTTATGAATTCTAAAAAAATGCTCTGGAGAAAGAGATTCTTCAATGGCTTTCATTGTTTGATGAATAACAAGAGATTTATCTTTAAAATGAAGCTTAGTATAGTTCTGCATGCTCTCTATGTATAAGATATCTACCCAGGAGACCTTAATGAAGGTATCAGATTGACGGACATATAAAAAAGGATCATCCAATTGGAGGTTCTTTTTTGATTTTTCAGATAGAATAAATTGTTGATGGGCTTTATTTACCGCCTGATAAAAGCGATTGAAAGCAATGGGTTTCAAAAGATAATCTACCACCTGAAGTCTGTAACCTTCTAGAGCATATTCAGAATAAGCCGTTGTAAGAATACATAAGGGAGGATTTTCCAATTGTTCCAAAAACTCAAGTCCGGTTAAATAAGGCATATTAATATCCAGAAAGATCAGATCAATTTGATTATCCTGTACTTTATAATTTGCTTCTAATGCTGTGGCACAGGTGTCTGCAGCTTCTAAAAAGTCAATCTGATCTGCCATATCCTTAAGGTAAAACCTTGCTAAAGGTTCATCATCGATTATTAAACATTTCATTTTAGGAAGGTTATTGTTCATCATTATCTATAGATAATTTTAAGGTTAGAGAAACTTTGTACACATTATCATCAGATTCAATCTTTAGGATATGAGAATCCGGATACTGAAGACCCAATCTTTTTTGTACATTCTGAAGACCTATTCCATGTGCACCATCTTTCTTTTTGTAGGTACTGAGATTGGAATAAGAATTTTCAACATAAAAAAACAGGGTATTATTTTCTTCTTTACATGAAATAATAATGTATCCTTTATGTCCTGGTAGGCGGCATACATATTTAAAAGCATTTTCTATAAAAGTAACGAGTAGAAGGGGAGCAATAAAGGCTTTCTGATTGTTGAGTTGCCAAGTAGCTTTTACATCCAGCTCATTTCCCCAGCGTAGTTTTTCTACTTCAACTAAATCCTGAAGGTATTGAATCTCCTGATTGAGTATGACTTGATTTTTGTTACAATGATATAATTGATAACGCAGAATATCAGAAAACTTAAACAGAAGAAAAGAAGCCAGCTCTGTATTTGTTTTCATTAAAATATGAATGTGATTAAGGATATTAAATACCAAATGTGGGTTAATCTGATCCTGCAACAGTTTAAGCTGGTTTTCTAAATGTGCCTGTTGCAACAGAATGTGGTCACGTTCTATTTTCCCATGTTCCAGATAAAATCTGATACCACAAGCAGTCCCATTAATTAAAAGCGATGCCGGAATCGACAGATAAAAACCCTTCCATAATACGGAAAGATGTGATAAAACCCCTGGTGGAATAGGAGTAATGGCATTAATATTAATGTAGGTAAAGACAAGTGAAAATATAAAGCTCAATAATAGAATGACAATGAGCGCCTCTATTAAAAACTGATTCATATTCTTAGATATTAATGCTTTGGGAAGACGTTTGTTCGTTAAAAAATGAGCAAAAATATAAGAGCTTATCAGAATGATAGAAGTCTGAAGAAAAGCATTATACATGCCGACATCAGCTTGGATCTGTATCCAGATAGCTATGCCGAAAACCATCCAAAAAATAGTTATTAATACATGTTTTTTTAAAACTAGGGGAGTTGTCATAGTTAAAAAGGTGGATTTATAAAAAATTAGAAACCGCAAGACTGCAGTTTCTAATGTGTAAAGGTAATTTAAGTTTTTAGAACAGGAAATATCCAATGCCCAGAGAGAAACTATGTGGCTTTGATTTGAACTCCTTACTGATGCTTGTCAGCCCTGTTTCATATCTCAGATCCACTGTAAAGTTTTTATAATCGACACCAATTCCTCCTGTAATTCCAACATTGAATTTATCGAATTTTTTTAATCCTTCATGCAGAGCTTTTGATGTAGAGATATTCTCATTAAATGCATAACTGTAGACCCCACCGGCAAATGCTCTAACATTAAAATCTTTAGAATTTACAATTTTATAACCAACTACGATAGGAACATCAATTGAATTCCATTTCAATTTAGGTGAGCTTCCTTCTTTCAGGTCATAGGATGTTTTTCTCTTATTGAATACTGCTTCCCCCTGTAAATATAAACGGTTGAAATCTACTCTTGTCATAATCCCAGCCTGATATCCTAATCCATATTTTCCCGTAAGGTCCGAAGATTCTGTGGATGTTTTTGTAAAGTTGGTTCCCGCTTTGACTCCGATGTGTATAGCTGGAGTTTGCTGTGCGTTGGTTTCCACGGAGCAAGTAATGCAAAGTAATAATGAGCTTACTGCTAAAAAACGTTGTTTCATAAAAATAAATGTTATTAAATCTGATGCAAAACAACGGATGTCAGAGATGAGATGAAATTTTATTTGATGAACGGTGGAGATGTTAGGATAAAAAGGAATTTATATTTAAAGAGTGAAACCAACACTAAAGAAAGTGCACTTAACACAGTCGGTATAAGGAAAATAAAAAATCGGAAAAATATTTCCGATTGGTTATCATTAAAAAGGTTCTTCTTCACAAATCATTCCTGGAGGGCATCCGCCACCAGGGTTACCTCCTCCTCCTGGACTTCCAACACTTACACAACTTCCTGGGTTTCCGTCATCAGGCATTTCACATGCTTTTCCGTAAGTACACTCACAGTCGGTCCAGCAATAAGCAGAGTCTCCATTACTATGACAGCCATTGATTCCACTTCCCAGAATTGTTGACAGATCTTTTCTTAAAAGTTTTTTCATGATAATTTGATTTTTAATGGTTTTGTTTAATAAATATAAAGAAAACGATTGAATTAGAATGGGTTGTGCTTTATGAGAATCGATTTTAACTTGTAATTGATCTGATACTAGATTACTTAGTAGAATACAAATGCCTTTAATAAACCTAAAGAAAAAAGCCACAGCAATTGCTATGGTTTCTCGTTTTTTATGTAATAGTTAAAATTGTTTTTCATAGTTGAAGGTTTAGCTCCAACTAAGTTACAGTTTATTTTTTATTACTCACATTGTAGAGAAGTAAAAACTCAGAAGTATTATACTTGTAATAGGTTATCTGTTAGATTGTTATAGTTGTAGGAGGTATTGGTAATGTTCCACCAATACAAAAACCCCTGTATAAACAGAGGCTTTTGTATCTATAGTATATTACTGATTATTTTTTAACAATATTAATAATCACTTCAGTAGCTTTTTCCATACTTTCTAATGCAACGTATTCGTAAGGTCCGTGGAAATTGATACCTCCAGCAAAAATATTAGGACATGGAAGACCCATATAAGACAATTGCGCACCATCTGTTCCTCCTCTGATCGCTTTAATCTTAGGTTCGATATTCGCTTCTTTCATTGCTTCAGCAGCCTGGTCAATAATATGCATTTTACCATCGAACTGCTGCTTCATGTTACGGTACTGTTCTTTAATTTCTACTTCAGCAGTTCCCTCACCATGTTTCTGATTAAATTCAGCCACTTTCTGTTCCATGAATTTCTTTCTGGCTTCAAATTTTTCTTCATTATGATCCCGAATGATATACTGAAGTTTTGCCTCAGAGATATCTGCAGTAATATCCATTAAATGATAAAACCCATCAAATCCTTTTGTTGTAGAAGGTGTTTCATTTGCTGGAAGAGATTGTGCAAACTCAGCAGCCAGAAGACTTGCGTTCACCATTTTTCCATATGCATAACCAGGGTGAACACTTAATCCGTGTATTTTTACCACAGCTCCGGCAGCGTTAAAGTTTTCATATTCCAATTCTCCAACTTCT is part of the Chryseobacterium paludis genome and encodes:
- a CDS encoding sensor histidine kinase, which produces MVFGIAIWIQIQADVGMYNAFLQTSIILISSYIFAHFLTNKRLPKALISKNMNQFLIEALIVILLLSFIFSLVFTYININAITPIPPGVLSHLSVLWKGFYLSIPASLLINGTACGIRFYLEHGKIERDHILLQQAHLENQLKLLQDQINPHLVFNILNHIHILMKTNTELASFLLFKFSDILRYQLYHCNKNQVILNQEIQYLQDLVEVEKLRWGNELDVKATWQLNNQKAFIAPLLLVTFIENAFKYVCRLPGHKGYIIISCKEENNTLFFYVENSYSNLSTYKKKDGAHGIGLQNVQKRLGLQYPDSHILKIESDDNVYKVSLTLKLSIDNDEQ
- a CDS encoding porin family protein: MKQRFLAVSSLLLCITCSVETNAQQTPAIHIGVKAGTNFTKTSTESSDLTGKYGLGYQAGIMTRVDFNRLYLQGEAVFNKRKTSYDLKEGSSPKLKWNSIDVPIVVGYKIVNSKDFNVRAFAGGVYSYAFNENISTSKALHEGLKKFDKFNVGITGGIGVDYKNFTVDLRYETGLTSISKEFKSKPHSFSLGIGYFLF